The proteins below come from a single Chitinophaga pinensis DSM 2588 genomic window:
- a CDS encoding TCR/Tet family MFS transporter has product MQTTKQSAIGFIFITLLIDVMGWGLIIPVMADLIAQLKHIPVNQASTYGALLLSVFAITQFIFAPVVGNLSDKYGRRPVLLLSLLGFGIDYIILALAPSYGWLFIGRVIAGMTGASFTTATAYIADVSIDETTRAKNFGMIGAAFGLGFVLGPALGALLAHWGIRAPFYAAAVLCLLNCLYGFFLLPESLKKENRRPFQWSRANPLGSLKFLTTHPEIGGLAFAFFLIYLGAQSVQGNWNFFTIYRFQWSEKMVGISLAIVGVLVGAVQAGLTRIIIPKIGNEKSIYLGLSLYSLGLVLFAFATQSWMMFAFLIPYCLGGICGPSLQSVISGHVPPNQQGELQGALTSLMSLTTIVGPLIMNGTFAYFTTDKAPFYFPGIHFLIGAVCMLLSIVITNKVLTREKKDNPELRNVIAGAGDFKDAPMH; this is encoded by the coding sequence ATGCAAACAACCAAGCAGTCCGCCATTGGCTTTATTTTTATCACCCTTTTAATCGACGTAATGGGATGGGGCCTCATCATCCCCGTTATGGCCGACCTTATTGCCCAGCTGAAGCACATACCGGTCAACCAGGCCAGTACCTATGGAGCGCTCCTGCTGTCTGTTTTTGCCATTACACAGTTCATCTTCGCTCCGGTAGTCGGCAACCTCAGCGATAAATATGGTCGTCGGCCAGTACTCCTGCTATCACTGCTGGGCTTCGGTATAGACTATATTATCCTGGCCCTCGCTCCTTCATATGGATGGCTTTTCATCGGTCGTGTTATCGCCGGTATGACCGGCGCCAGCTTCACTACCGCTACAGCCTATATTGCTGACGTGAGTATAGACGAAACTACCAGGGCCAAAAACTTTGGTATGATCGGCGCTGCCTTCGGCCTTGGTTTTGTGCTCGGTCCTGCACTGGGCGCCCTGCTCGCCCACTGGGGTATCAGAGCACCATTCTATGCAGCCGCAGTACTCTGTCTCCTGAACTGCCTGTACGGCTTCTTCCTGTTGCCGGAATCCCTCAAAAAAGAAAACCGCCGTCCTTTTCAGTGGTCCCGTGCCAATCCACTTGGATCATTAAAATTCCTGACTACACACCCTGAGATCGGCGGACTCGCATTTGCCTTCTTCCTGATCTATCTTGGTGCTCAGTCTGTACAGGGTAACTGGAACTTCTTCACCATTTACCGCTTCCAGTGGTCTGAGAAAATGGTCGGTATATCCCTCGCAATAGTAGGGGTACTCGTTGGCGCAGTGCAGGCAGGTCTTACCAGGATCATCATCCCCAAAATCGGTAATGAAAAAAGTATCTACCTCGGCTTATCACTATATTCACTCGGACTTGTATTATTTGCATTCGCCACACAAAGCTGGATGATGTTTGCCTTCCTTATTCCTTACTGTTTAGGGGGCATTTGCGGACCATCACTCCAATCCGTGATCTCCGGTCATGTACCACCCAATCAACAGGGAGAACTACAGGGCGCACTGACCAGTCTGATGAGTCTTACAACGATCGTTGGTCCGTTAATCATGAACGGTACTTTTGCTTATTTCACAACAGATAAAGCACCCTTCTATTTCCCGGGTATCCACTTCCTGATCGGCGCAGTATGTATGTTGCTGAGTATCGTTATTACGAATAAAGTACTGACAAGAGAGAAAAAGGATAACCCTGAACTGAGAAATGTGATTGCTGGCGCAGGAGATTTTAAAGATGCGCCAATGCATTGA
- a CDS encoding DUF6597 domain-containing transcriptional factor has protein sequence MHPFTNIRHLYTPIQPAIKQSAEHVTYREFLPHSQLQPFIYCYWQLKTTAPLSEQFNYRVVADGCIDIFFELNNPTDNYIMGFCKKYTAFVLENNFNYVGIRFLPTMFPQLFKVNAAELSNRFEHLSAVHPETAAFIATQLHDALQPGDISQIFDQYFLQVLSNAAIDEDPRLYNALALILDNCGVVDIEKDLNTGISSRQLRRLFGFYIGDSAKTFSKVVRFQHILKAKPSAQSLRQNKLFFDSGYYDQAHFIKEFRNFYGVTPSKAFGR, from the coding sequence TTGCATCCATTCACCAATATACGCCATCTCTACACACCTATTCAGCCTGCCATCAAACAATCAGCTGAACACGTCACCTATCGCGAATTCCTGCCACACAGCCAGCTTCAACCCTTCATTTACTGCTACTGGCAATTAAAAACTACCGCTCCTCTCTCCGAACAATTCAATTACCGTGTAGTCGCCGACGGATGCATCGATATCTTCTTCGAACTCAACAATCCCACTGACAACTACATCATGGGTTTCTGTAAAAAATATACAGCATTCGTCCTGGAAAATAACTTCAACTATGTTGGTATCCGTTTCCTCCCCACCATGTTTCCACAGCTGTTCAAAGTCAACGCCGCCGAACTAAGCAACCGCTTCGAACACCTGAGCGCAGTACATCCGGAGACAGCCGCATTTATTGCTACGCAACTCCATGATGCGTTGCAACCAGGGGATATCAGTCAGATCTTTGATCAGTATTTTTTACAGGTATTATCCAATGCAGCTATCGATGAAGATCCAAGACTATACAACGCACTCGCCCTCATCCTGGATAACTGCGGTGTTGTAGATATAGAAAAAGACCTGAATACCGGCATCAGTTCAAGACAACTACGCCGCTTATTCGGATTCTACATCGGTGATTCTGCAAAGACCTTCAGCAAGGTGGTCCGCTTCCAGCATATCCTGAAAGCAAAACCATCGGCGCAAAGCCTGCGACAGAATAAACTATTCTTTGATAGCGGTTACTACGATCAGGCACATTTCATCAAAGAGTTCAGAAACTTTTACGGCGTTACTCCTTCCAAAGCCTTCGGCAGATAA